The following proteins are co-located in the Leptolyngbya sp. SIO1E4 genome:
- a CDS encoding PDZ domain-containing protein, producing the protein MAISKRGLVLGATAVAVAGVIVTGAGLHLSQGKAFFEESPKEVIDEVWQLINRTYVDATFNQVDWEAVRTDYLLERDYSSREDAYVAIREMLELLEDPYTRFMDPQEFRNMQVETSGELTGVGIQITQEEETDEIVVVAPIEDTPAFEAGLRSKDVIVEIDGESTEGMDLNDAVSRIRGTVGSDVTLTILRDEESIDFTLTRARIEIHPVRYSVKDLPEGLVGYIRLTQFSNNASGEMREAIEDLESQEVTGYILDLRSNPGGLLYSSIEIARMWLSEGTIVSTVNRRGVVDEEAASNRALTDKPLVVLVDGGSASASEILSGALQDNDRAQLVGTQTFGKGLVQSVRSLPDGSGIAITIAKYLTPSGRDINKQGIEPDFEVELSEDERELIAEDRDLIGTLEDPQYAKAQELLLQVVEAESETTAELK; encoded by the coding sequence ATGGCGATCTCAAAGCGAGGACTGGTTTTAGGTGCAACAGCAGTAGCTGTTGCTGGCGTTATTGTGACTGGCGCAGGGCTGCACCTGTCCCAGGGGAAAGCTTTCTTTGAAGAAAGCCCCAAAGAGGTGATCGATGAAGTCTGGCAGCTCATTAATCGCACCTATGTTGATGCCACCTTTAATCAGGTTGATTGGGAAGCCGTCCGCACAGATTATTTGCTGGAACGGGACTACAGCTCTCGCGAAGACGCCTACGTTGCTATTCGGGAGATGTTAGAACTCCTTGAGGATCCTTACACTCGCTTTATGGATCCTCAAGAATTCCGCAACATGCAGGTTGAGACCTCTGGGGAACTCACCGGTGTAGGTATCCAAATTACCCAAGAGGAAGAAACAGACGAGATTGTCGTCGTTGCGCCCATTGAAGATACCCCAGCGTTCGAAGCTGGCCTGCGTTCCAAGGACGTCATCGTCGAGATTGATGGCGAAAGTACAGAAGGGATGGATCTCAACGATGCCGTCAGCCGCATTCGTGGAACGGTAGGGTCTGATGTCACGCTAACGATTCTTCGAGACGAAGAATCGATTGACTTTACGCTGACTCGCGCCCGTATTGAGATTCATCCGGTTCGGTATTCTGTTAAAGATTTACCCGAGGGTCTGGTTGGGTATATCCGCTTGACTCAGTTCAGCAATAACGCATCTGGAGAAATGCGTGAGGCGATTGAAGATTTAGAATCTCAGGAGGTCACTGGCTATATTCTTGATCTCCGTTCTAACCCAGGTGGATTATTGTACTCCAGCATTGAAATTGCTCGCATGTGGCTGAGTGAAGGCACGATTGTATCCACAGTAAATCGCCGAGGGGTGGTAGATGAGGAAGCAGCGAGCAACCGAGCATTGACTGACAAACCCTTAGTAGTTCTGGTGGATGGCGGATCTGCCAGCGCCAGCGAAATTTTATCTGGTGCCCTTCAAGACAATGACCGTGCCCAACTAGTTGGCACTCAGACCTTTGGTAAGGGGCTGGTGCAATCAGTCCGCAGCTTACCCGATGGCTCAGGCATTGCTATTACCATCGCGAAATATCTGACCCCCAGCGGTCGTGATATTAACAAGCAAGGGATTGAGCCTGACTTTGAAGTGGAACTCTCTGAAGATGAGCGCGAGCTAATCGCTGAAGACCGTGACCTTATTGGCACGCTAGAAGATCCACAATATGCCAAAGCCCAAGAACTGCTTCTACAAGTGGTAGAAGCTGAGAGTGAGACGACTGCCGAACTGAAATAG
- the ispG gene encoding (E)-4-hydroxy-3-methylbut-2-enyl-diphosphate synthase: MQTLPSPPSVSVPAEPAFDTTIHRRKTRPVQVGDVTIGGGHPVVVQSMINEDTLDIDGSVAAIRRLHEIGCEIVRVTVPSMAHARALAEIKQKLEETYRPVPLVADVHHNGMKIALEVAKHVDKVRINPGLYVFEKPQAGRTEYTQAEFEEIGHTIRETLEPLVVSLREQNKAMRIGVNHGSLAERMLFTYGDTPEGMVESALEFLRICESLDYRNLVISLKASRVPVMLAAYRLMVKRMNDLGMDYPLHLGVTEAGDGEYGRIKSTAGIGTLLAEGIGDTIRVSLTEAPEKEIPVCYSILQALGLRKTMVEYVACPSCGRTLFNLEEVLHKVREATKHLTGLDVAVMGCIVNGPGEMADADYGYVGKTPGYISLYRGREEIKKVPEDQGVKELINLIKADGRWVDP, from the coding sequence ATGCAAACCCTCCCTTCTCCTCCCTCCGTTTCTGTTCCTGCTGAACCGGCATTCGACACGACGATTCATCGCCGCAAGACTCGTCCAGTCCAGGTCGGTGATGTCACCATTGGAGGCGGGCATCCAGTTGTTGTCCAGTCCATGATCAATGAAGACACCTTGGATATTGACGGTTCGGTCGCAGCGATTCGGCGACTTCATGAAATCGGTTGTGAAATTGTCCGAGTTACTGTTCCCAGCATGGCGCACGCTAGAGCCTTGGCTGAAATCAAGCAAAAGCTTGAAGAGACCTATCGTCCAGTCCCCTTGGTCGCCGATGTCCATCACAATGGCATGAAAATTGCCCTAGAAGTTGCCAAACACGTTGATAAAGTCCGCATCAACCCAGGTCTTTATGTGTTTGAAAAACCCCAAGCTGGGCGCACTGAATACACCCAAGCAGAATTTGAGGAAATCGGTCACACCATTCGCGAGACGCTAGAGCCTTTAGTGGTTTCGTTGCGAGAGCAGAACAAAGCCATGCGCATCGGGGTAAACCACGGCTCTTTGGCCGAGCGGATGCTGTTCACCTATGGCGATACCCCCGAAGGCATGGTGGAATCAGCTCTAGAGTTCCTCCGCATTTGTGAGTCCTTAGACTATCGGAACTTAGTCATTTCTCTGAAGGCTTCTCGGGTCCCCGTCATGTTGGCTGCCTATCGCCTCATGGTGAAGCGAATGAACGATTTGGGCATGGACTATCCGCTACATCTAGGGGTCACAGAAGCCGGGGACGGCGAGTATGGCCGCATTAAATCCACAGCCGGGATCGGGACGCTACTAGCAGAAGGAATTGGTGACACCATTCGGGTATCGCTGACCGAAGCCCCTGAAAAAGAGATTCCCGTTTGCTACAGCATTTTACAGGCGCTGGGATTGCGGAAAACCATGGTTGAATATGTAGCATGTCCTTCCTGTGGGCGCACACTGTTCAACCTGGAAGAAGTTTTGCATAAAGTCCGAGAAGCCACTAAACATCTAACGGGGTTAGATGTCGCTGTAATGGGCTGTATCGTTAACGGGCCTGGAGAAATGGCCGATGCTGACTACGGCTATGTGGGAAAAACGCCAGGATATATTTCCCTCTATCGTGGACGTGAAGAGATTAAAAAAGTGCCCGAAGACCAAGGCGTCAAAGAATTGATTAATTTGATTAAGGCTGACGGACGCTGGGTGGATCCTTAG
- a CDS encoding DUF2809 domain-containing protein, whose protein sequence is MVHYRRKLLLSIGFIVPFGLFTKFYRGVGQAWLNDTFGGIPYEIFWILLAAWVWPRVRPGAIAFGVFVSTCLLEFLQLWQPAWLQAIRATLPGRLVLGNSFTWGDFPYYAIGCVLGWLWLRWLQLNANPSSSPAKSVTKQASQNKFSN, encoded by the coding sequence ATGGTTCACTATCGCCGTAAACTCTTGCTCAGCATTGGCTTTATCGTGCCCTTTGGCCTGTTTACTAAGTTTTATCGAGGGGTTGGGCAGGCCTGGCTCAACGACACGTTTGGGGGTATTCCTTATGAGATTTTCTGGATCCTGTTAGCAGCCTGGGTGTGGCCTCGGGTGCGCCCTGGGGCGATCGCCTTTGGCGTATTTGTTTCCACCTGCCTGCTGGAATTTTTGCAGCTATGGCAACCCGCTTGGTTGCAGGCCATTCGCGCAACGCTACCAGGTCGCCTAGTGCTAGGGAATTCCTTTACCTGGGGAGACTTTCCCTATTACGCGATTGGGTGTGTGCTCGGCTGGCTCTGGTTGCGATGGTTACAGCTCAATGCAAATCCCTCATCTTCGCCTGCGAAGTCAGTAACTAAACAAGCTTCACAGAATAAGTTTTCAAATTAG
- a CDS encoding type II toxin-antitoxin system VapC family toxin yields MVLAALPRFTLDTNVALYLLGNRLAEPLPRGHYSASVITEMELLSYPDLSVNEEQQIQNFIGQLQIINLSNGIKKAAIDLRKQHGLKLPDAIIAATALTLETSLLTNDNRLLNLTNLKTYSVKLV; encoded by the coding sequence ATGGTCTTAGCAGCACTGCCTCGTTTCACACTGGATACAAATGTCGCTCTTTATCTGTTGGGTAATCGCTTAGCTGAACCTCTACCAAGGGGACACTATTCAGCCTCAGTGATTACAGAGATGGAGTTGCTCTCCTATCCCGATCTCTCGGTCAATGAAGAGCAGCAGATACAGAACTTCATCGGTCAACTTCAGATTATCAACCTCAGTAATGGCATTAAGAAGGCAGCCATTGACTTGCGAAAGCAGCATGGGCTCAAGTTGCCAGATGCTATTATCGCAGCGACAGCATTGACTTTGGAGACATCTTTACTGACCAATGATAATCGCCTGCTCAACCTCACTAATTTGAAAACTTATTCTGTGAAGCTTGTTTAG
- a CDS encoding DUF3177 family protein has product MWTLDKFVWADYRLAVLFSVFVPLILLVWAFIQKSEGIQLLLTIYWKVASLLMITVYLMIGGFSFSFIAGLMARVLIPVGLWFWEDLNEEIREQPNTPLRFAFVAWRWAMTIYSVAGAVFVAFFLPCAFSQTRFAGEACQLWLQPPLLYKEYFHANYTNGFLAFFGIVGLLIYLITLSYFIFVRLGRQGRSAIS; this is encoded by the coding sequence ATGTGGACGCTAGACAAATTTGTCTGGGCAGATTACCGGCTGGCAGTTCTCTTTTCCGTGTTTGTACCGCTGATTTTGCTGGTGTGGGCATTCATCCAAAAATCAGAGGGCATCCAACTCCTGTTAACGATTTACTGGAAAGTTGCAAGCCTGCTCATGATCACGGTGTATCTAATGATTGGGGGCTTCAGTTTTAGCTTTATTGCAGGTCTGATGGCGCGGGTGTTGATTCCTGTCGGGCTATGGTTTTGGGAAGATCTCAATGAGGAGATTCGAGAGCAGCCCAACACCCCTTTACGGTTTGCATTTGTGGCTTGGCGGTGGGCAATGACAATCTACAGCGTAGCTGGGGCAGTTTTCGTTGCCTTTTTCTTGCCCTGTGCCTTCTCACAAACCCGATTTGCGGGGGAAGCGTGTCAGCTCTGGCTACAACCTCCTTTGCTCTACAAAGAATATTTCCACGCTAACTACACCAATGGATTCTTAGCCTTTTTCGGGATTGTGGGCCTCCTTATCTATCTGATTACGCTGAGCTACTTTATCTTTGTACGGTTAGGGCGACAGGGCCGCTCTGCCATCAGTTAG